In the Spirochaetia bacterium 38H-sp genome, TAAGACAGCTTCAGACAGAAGGATTAAGAGGACTTGGAGAACCTGTTACAGTAGAAGGCAAATGGCTGGTACGTGTTGACGACGCTCGTGGTCGACTCCCCTCACCATTTGAAGACGGGATATTTAGAAAAGTAAACACAGAAGTTCTCAACAAAAAAAACAATACAAGAATAGTATTTACGGATCTGAGTCTCCATCTAATGGAGAAATACCACTTTCTAGAAGGTAAAGGTTCTCCCTTCCGTCTGGAGCCGGCCGATATAAAAGCCGTTTTATATGATACAGAAGAATAAAACAGTCCTAATATTATAAAAAATATGATACCGAACGCGCAGCCCGAAAAAGCGGGCTGCGCTGCCTGCGGCAAAATCTAATAGCTCTCATATAGTTTTTTTGACATCCTCTTAAGACAATATTATATTTTATCTCATGAAAAGCAAAGAAATCTTATCAGAAATAGAACAAAGAAGAGCCTATAGAGCTCTGGCGGAAAAGCCTATAGAGCAGGATGTGCTTGATAGACTTCTCTCTGCGGCAGTTCTTGCACCCTCGTGCATGAATAAGCAGCCTTGGCGATTTTTACTTGTTACAGAGGATGCTGAGAGAGAAAAGGTCGCGGACAGCCTTACTAGAGGAAACTACTGGGCAAAAAAGGCACCAGCCTATGTTCTTGTGATTACTTCTCTGGAACTTGACTGCAAGCTGCCACGCAACAGAGAATATGCACTCTTTGATACAGGAATGGCGGTCATGAATCTTCTTCTGCAAGCAACAAAAGAAGGTCTTTATGCACACCCCATGGCAGGTTTTGATGCGGATAAACTTGCAGAGAGTATGGGAATTTTTGATGAGTTTATCCTTGTTACAGTCATAGCCCTTGGATGGCCTGGGAGCACTGAAAGTCTTGGAGAGCAGCACCTTACAATGGAAAGTGCTCCCCGTGACAGAAAACCCATAGAATCGGTTGTTTTTAAAAACAAGTGGGATAACGATAAAGCAAAAAAAGTACAATAAGCATTATGCGTCGATAAGAAGAATCTGTACATCGCAGACATTGGTATTGGTGGGGCCTGTTATAAGCAGAGCCCCTGCTTTTTGTAAAGCATAGTAAGAATTGTTATCATACAGCATGGAGCTCATCAAAGTATATTCTTTCTTTATAAAATCTACGACATTCCTGTCTATTATGCCTCCTGCTGCATCCGTTGGACCGTCATTACCGTCAGTTGCTCCAGACAGAAAAGCAAAATCCCTATATATCTCTTTTTCTGCTAGACTGATGGCAAAGGAGAGCGCTATCTCCTGATTTCTGCCACCCTTGCCCCTGCCTCTTATGGTTACAGTACTCTCTCCACCTGCAATAAAACACACAGGCTTATCAAATGCCTTATCCTTGTTATAGCCCAATGCAAGTGATGCAAAGAAAAGCCCAAGCTGTGAGGCCTCTCCTGCAATGCTGTCCGTAAGAAGCATAACCTCATACCCCAGATGGATGGCCTCTTTCTTTGCAGCGAGCAATGCCCTTAGATTATTGCCTATAATCATGCTTTTCCCATTTTTAAAGCACTCATCTTCCCCAGATGGGGTATCCTTTATGTCTCCCCGGCTTCCCGCCTCAAGAAGTTTTACAACGGATACGGGAAGAGAATTTCTGATAGAATATTTATCCACAATGTCAAGAGCATCCTGCCAGCTGCTTTCATCAGGTACTGTAGGTCCTGATGCTATGGAAGAAATAGGGTCTCCTATAACATCCGACAGTATAAGGCTTACAAACCTGGCAGGGTACACAGCCTGTGCAAGTCTTCCGCCCTTGATTGCAGACAGATGTTTTCTTATGCAATTTATCTCGTCTATTCTGGCACCGCATGCAAGAAGTGTCGAGGTTGTGGCCTTGATATCCTCAAGACCAAGAGAAACATACTCCGTGCTCAAAGGGAGTGCCAGCAAGCTGGATGCACCGCCGGATATGAGAAAAATGACAAGTGTATCCTCCGATGCCTTCTCAGCAAGCTCTATAACAGCCCTTGCTGCTTCTTGGCTTTTGTTATCTGGTATTGGATGTGCAGCCTCAATTACTCTCAAGTCTTTAATCGGCATAAGATGGTCGTATTTGGTCACGACGATGGCCTCTGTCAGTCTGTCTGACAGAACCTCTCCTGCCGCCTTTGCCATGGGGCAGGCTGCCTTACCGACTGCAACAAGAAACACACGTTCATACTCAGACAGATCTACACGCAGGTTATCCCCTATGCCTGAGAATACAAGCTCATTGTTCTCTCTGAGCAATGACTCCTTGACAAGCGAGTAGGGGTTTACAGCTTCCACAGCTCTATCAAAAATTTTTAGGGCATTCTCTCTATGTTTCATAGCAAGATTATAAGACAAAACAGGGCAGATATCAAATCGGGTTTTATGGCTTTCCTTTATACCGAACGCTGTAAGCCGTGCAGTGTTGTGTAAAAACTATTAAGGCACGGCTTGCAGCTGCCTGCGGCGCATAAAATGCAAACATACCGATGCTTTGCTGTATTTTGCCGGAGGCAGGAGGGGGCGCGCCTTTCTCTATTGTTTTCTTTGTGCGGCGCGGTCCCGACGTTCGGTATAATGTATTGGAATTTCTCTTATGATTTACCCTATATGTGTTTTGTGTTATTATTTTATTAGTACGGAGGCTGTTTTGTTTACAGGTCTTGTAAGAGAAGTTGGTATTGTAAGGTCCATAAGAAAAACGGGTGACTCATATAAGATTGCAGTATCCGCTGTGGGGATTTTCTCCGAGCTTGCTATAGGAGATAGTGTTGCGGTAAATGGCGCTTGTCTTACTGTTACTGCTCTTGATAATGGTGTTTTTACAGCTGATATTAGCTATGAGACTGCCAGAAGAACTACTCTTGGAGAGCTTAGAGCCGGAGATTATGTCAATCTGGAACCTGCTCTAAGGCTGACAGACAGACTTGGAGGGCATATCGTCTCCGGTCATGTTGATGGGGTGGGTGTGCTAGAAAAAAAGCAGATAAGGGATGATTCGGTTTATCTTGCTTTTTCTGCACCTTCCGCGCTCTTGAGATATATAGTTGAGAAAGGTTCTGTTTGTGTTGATGGTATAAGTCTTACCGTTGCAGATAGGCTTGCTGCGGGATTTTCTGTTGTGGTTATCCCTCACACCCTGTCCGAGACAACTCTCAAAAATTGTGCTCCCGGCAGGAAGGTCAATCTAGAGTGCGATATTATTGCCAAATATGTAGAGGCTCTTATGCCCTCCGGCAGAGGATCTGGTCTTACGATTGAGAGACTTAGGGAGCTAGGATTCTAGTTTCTGTAGGAGCTTCTTTTGTGTGCAAATGGTAA is a window encoding:
- a CDS encoding nitroreductase family protein — protein: MKSKEILSEIEQRRAYRALAEKPIEQDVLDRLLSAAVLAPSCMNKQPWRFLLVTEDAEREKVADSLTRGNYWAKKAPAYVLVITSLELDCKLPRNREYALFDTGMAVMNLLLQATKEGLYAHPMAGFDADKLAESMGIFDEFILVTVIALGWPGSTESLGEQHLTMESAPRDRKPIESVVFKNKWDNDKAKKVQ
- a CDS encoding glycerate kinase produces the protein MKHRENALKIFDRAVEAVNPYSLVKESLLRENNELVFSGIGDNLRVDLSEYERVFLVAVGKAACPMAKAAGEVLSDRLTEAIVVTKYDHLMPIKDLRVIEAAHPIPDNKSQEAARAVIELAEKASEDTLVIFLISGGASSLLALPLSTEYVSLGLEDIKATTSTLLACGARIDEINCIRKHLSAIKGGRLAQAVYPARFVSLILSDVIGDPISSIASGPTVPDESSWQDALDIVDKYSIRNSLPVSVVKLLEAGSRGDIKDTPSGEDECFKNGKSMIIGNNLRALLAAKKEAIHLGYEVMLLTDSIAGEASQLGLFFASLALGYNKDKAFDKPVCFIAGGESTVTIRGRGKGGRNQEIALSFAISLAEKEIYRDFAFLSGATDGNDGPTDAAGGIIDRNVVDFIKKEYTLMSSMLYDNNSYYALQKAGALLITGPTNTNVCDVQILLIDA
- a CDS encoding riboflavin synthase, which translates into the protein MIYPICVLCYYFISTEAVLFTGLVREVGIVRSIRKTGDSYKIAVSAVGIFSELAIGDSVAVNGACLTVTALDNGVFTADISYETARRTTLGELRAGDYVNLEPALRLTDRLGGHIVSGHVDGVGVLEKKQIRDDSVYLAFSAPSALLRYIVEKGSVCVDGISLTVADRLAAGFSVVVIPHTLSETTLKNCAPGRKVNLECDIIAKYVEALMPSGRGSGLTIERLRELGF